The following nucleotide sequence is from Aquarana catesbeiana isolate 2022-GZ linkage group LG08, ASM4218655v1, whole genome shotgun sequence.
TGGTATTGTAAGAATGGCAGCCTTGAAAACATAAtgctaaaacaagaaaaaaaatgcagcgctcttAAAGTAAAAACAATGTGTAACAATGTGTCAAGTCCATGAGTATTATCCCTGGAAATGAAGCATATATAAATCAATAGTCCACTAGTGTCAACTCTGTGGTAAATACTTCAAAAGTAAATGGTGAAAAGTCCCAAAAGGACTATCCAAAATGATGGGAGTCCATAGGTGGAAAACTGCATCAAGGGTGTATGGTATGGATCCGTAGGTGGGAAAACAACATCAGTGGTGATTAACCTCAAGAAATGAaaaaggatgggtactcttaccagattggGTGGACTCCAATgtcttatgacatggagtcaatcaaGCAGTAAGCCTCACATGGGCTATAGAAGGGTGTCCGAGAAGCTGGAACTCATGGGGTGCACTTCAACCAAAGAGCCTCAGATTAGTCACCAGAATGGGTCATCAAACCAGGAATTCCAGCTGGCTagcatttgctcagtctacggagctttttatttttctcttgcaTATCACCTTGAGAGAAATTGCCTAATCTTTGGCTATTGGAAGTATACGTCCTTGGAATTCCCGGTTTGATGACCTTGATATATCATAAACTCTCTCACTGGATGAGATAAAGTGTATACTGGAGGCAGAGGTAGAAGGAGAGGGGCTGGAAGTAGGAAGGTCAATGATGGCTTTGGCAATACAGTATGGAATGTTCGCTGGCGAAATTCTAGACAAACAAAATTTGGGATACATCTGAATGGCCAAAGAGTGAATCTTTAGTCTGAACCTAAGTCGGACTGAACActtagctcatccctactagtgaagCTGCTTGAGTGTGGAAGTGTGTTTATTTTACTAACAGGGGAGACTTTTAAATGCACTACCgagggaaaaaaaatgacgtgttTTAACTAGAAATTTAACTAGCCCAGGTTTAATATTTTACTTAAATTACTGTTTAATATCAAATTCTGAATTTTTAACATACAAGAGTACATGAATCATTGAAAAGAATCATACCTTATTTTTAGGTTTAAAGACCCTGATTCTGCTAAGTAAACAGATGAAACCTGTTAGTTGCAAACAATGATGAATACTAAAATAATTAAGTATAAAGGGGAATGGGAGAAGGTATGCAAGAAGAGGATGGGGGCTGAAAAGGAAGGGAGAAAAGTAAAGGGAAAGAAAGTGATTTGTATGcatctttttttctattaaatgaAGTGTATTGTGTGTACATAGTATTGATGAAGTGAGCTCACCTGAATAGTTGTTGTCCATCATGTGCTTCTTTATCATATACAGTTTAATAGCAatgaaagtgacagaaaaaatgGCACCCAAACAGGCTCCAATAATTGCATATtgtatctctaaaaaaaaaaaaaaaaaaaaaggaaaccagtCCTTATGTTATTATGATGCCAAGTGTAAACATGATTTTTCATACAACTTTTTCTCCTAATAAATTTTGATTGGAAAGCGTTGCTCTCCAAAACAATAATctgtaaagtgcttgtaaaggaaggacatttttttaccttaatgaattccctgcattaaggtaaaaaaaaatgtccctcctGCTGTATCGCCCTCTCACCTATTAAAATCTTACCTGAGTCTTATTTCGATCCAACCATGTGCCGTCTGCAGTGGTGCTCTCCTCagaggacatggaggcagcagcatTAGCCATTGGGtcttgttgctgtcaatcaaatcctgtgaggagggatcggggagcagggccaagccacactgtgtgtgtcaatggatgtaTACATCCTGGCTCGGGAGCGAGTCTAAAGGTGTGTcgccataggaagcggcttcctatggtggcactctgagaagaggaggaccaaAAAGCGCCAGTGGGGGACGACGTcatgaggtgacgtcagcgcgttgcTCCGCCCTATGCATTTCATAAGAGAATTAAGTTGTTTCTTACAAAACGTGTAGGTaggagcgacgcgctgacgtcacctcgtgttACTGTTTGAGTATTCAGAAGGATGGGTTTGTTCGAATGTGCACCAGCCAGCACTTCAGACTT
It contains:
- the TMEM273 gene encoding transmembrane protein 273 isoform X1, whose product is MGTYNCWEILAIAMMFLSGIHASDKLEETLEIQYAIIGACLGAIFSVTFIAIKLYMIKKHMMDNNYSAESGSLNLKIRYGDNTQ
- the TMEM273 gene encoding transmembrane protein 273 isoform X2, which gives rise to MGTYNCWEILAIAMMFLSGIHASDKLEETLEIQYAIIGACLGAIFSVTFIAIKLYMIKKHMMDNNYSESGSLNLKIRYGDNTQ